A genomic window from Streptomyces sp. WMMC940 includes:
- a CDS encoding cytochrome P450, cyclodipeptide synthase-associated encodes MSRTESGFSVLSDDFAAAPYRYFAGLRERAPVHYEPAIDSYFLSRYQDVKRVLTDHETFSTETLQVRAEPVMRGPVLAQMTGAEHTAKRRIVVRGFTGQALQEQMRAIHVNAAGLIGPFLPRGRVDLVNDFGKPLAVHVTLDVLGLDKKDWQQVAAWHSGIAEFITSITLTPERRRHCLDCAERMEAYLVPIIEQRRRHPGEDLVSKLCTAEVDGIAMSNRDVTALIINVMAAATEPADKTLALLFKHLIDNTEQMAQVRRDPSLLSAAIAETLRYTPPVQLIPRRSEKDVVLAGTTVPAGATVFCMIGAANRDPDAFAAPDTFDIHRLGTARSFTAAAQHLAFGTGLHQCVGTAFARAEIEIVAAMLIPLLDQVRYSPGFRYRETGLYTRGPASLSLDFTPVHDGVPVPD; translated from the coding sequence ATGTCCAGAACCGAGTCCGGCTTCAGCGTCCTGTCCGACGACTTCGCCGCCGCCCCCTACCGCTACTTCGCCGGACTGAGGGAACGCGCGCCGGTGCACTACGAGCCGGCGATCGACAGCTACTTCCTCTCCCGCTACCAGGACGTGAAGCGGGTGCTCACCGACCATGAGACGTTCAGCACCGAGACACTGCAAGTACGGGCCGAACCGGTGATGCGCGGACCGGTCCTCGCCCAGATGACCGGGGCCGAGCACACCGCCAAACGAAGAATCGTCGTCCGGGGCTTCACCGGGCAGGCCCTGCAAGAGCAGATGCGCGCCATCCACGTCAACGCCGCCGGACTCATCGGGCCCTTCCTTCCCCGTGGCCGGGTGGACCTCGTCAACGACTTCGGCAAACCCCTCGCCGTCCATGTGACGCTCGACGTCCTCGGCCTGGACAAGAAGGACTGGCAGCAGGTCGCCGCCTGGCACAGTGGGATCGCCGAGTTCATCACCAGCATCACCCTCACTCCAGAACGCCGCCGGCACTGCCTCGACTGCGCGGAGCGGATGGAGGCATACCTCGTACCCATCATCGAGCAGCGGCGCCGCCACCCCGGCGAAGACCTCGTATCGAAGCTGTGCACGGCCGAGGTCGACGGCATCGCCATGAGTAATCGCGATGTCACCGCACTGATCATCAACGTGATGGCAGCCGCTACCGAGCCCGCCGACAAGACCCTGGCCCTGCTCTTCAAGCACCTGATCGACAACACCGAGCAGATGGCCCAGGTCCGCCGGGACCCGTCCCTGCTGTCCGCCGCCATCGCCGAGACCCTGCGCTACACCCCGCCGGTCCAGCTCATTCCCCGCCGGTCGGAGAAGGACGTTGTGCTCGCCGGCACCACCGTTCCGGCAGGTGCCACCGTCTTCTGCATGATCGGCGCGGCGAACCGCGACCCGGACGCCTTCGCCGCACCGGACACCTTCGACATCCACCGCCTGGGCACCGCCCGCTCCTTCACCGCCGCCGCCCAGCACCTGGCCTTCGGTACCGGACTCCACCAGTGCGTCGGCACGGCCTTCGCCCGCGCCGAGATCGAAATCGTCGCCGCGATGCTCATCCCCCTGCTCGACCAGGTCCGTTACAGTCCCGGCTTCCGCTACCGGGAGACCGGCCTGTACACCCGCGGCCCCGCATCCCTGTCCCTCGACTTCACCCCCGTCCACGACGGCGTCCCGGTGCCCGACTGA
- a CDS encoding MFS transporter, giving the protein MNLARTQDQAPPTRQPGAALAALAAAQFTVMLATSIVNVALPQIRAGANLPADGATWVINAYALAFGALLLAGGRAADLLGRRRVLIAGLALFAGASLVAGLAASGGVLIAARAVQGLGAAAIAPAALALAMDVFPSGPGRGRALGVWGAVSGAGGAGGVLLGGLLTQAWGWPWIFHSVALGAVLVLIAVAALVPRTAGREYARFDLLGTATVTVALTCLVWGLTAARGTGWTDVRVLGALAAAGTLLGVFGVIEIRRPHALIPPRLMTTGRVAAGNLLMALLGSVWIALFFFLPLYQQQVLGMGPLATGAGQLPLAVANMLGAAVAPRISGRIGGTATVIAALLTEAAGLLWLSRLSADGNYLADVLGPSVLVGLGLGIAFVMLTALAVDGVPPQDAGLAGGLVNTTRQVGGAIGLAALATLAGSVTAHASTHQPPTEALSAGYRAAFTVSSAVLAFGAVVALTLTRRSLTTRGVLPPTAASTTSSGQGQAARCTPTG; this is encoded by the coding sequence ATGAACCTTGCACGTACGCAGGACCAGGCACCCCCCACCCGACAACCGGGAGCCGCGCTCGCGGCGCTCGCCGCCGCGCAGTTCACCGTCATGCTCGCCACCTCGATCGTGAATGTGGCGCTGCCGCAGATCCGTGCCGGGGCGAACCTGCCGGCCGACGGCGCCACCTGGGTGATCAACGCCTACGCCCTGGCGTTCGGGGCACTGCTCCTGGCCGGAGGGCGGGCGGCCGACCTCCTCGGCCGCCGCCGGGTGCTGATCGCCGGCCTCGCACTGTTCGCGGGGGCCTCGTTGGTAGCAGGACTCGCCGCCTCCGGTGGCGTCCTGATCGCCGCCCGCGCCGTTCAGGGACTCGGTGCCGCCGCCATCGCACCAGCCGCGCTCGCCCTGGCGATGGACGTGTTCCCGTCCGGCCCCGGACGCGGCAGAGCCCTGGGAGTGTGGGGCGCGGTCTCCGGCGCGGGAGGAGCGGGGGGCGTCCTCCTTGGCGGCCTGCTCACCCAGGCATGGGGCTGGCCCTGGATCTTCCACTCCGTTGCGCTCGGGGCGGTGCTGGTCCTCATCGCCGTGGCGGCCCTCGTACCACGGACGGCCGGTCGAGAGTACGCCCGATTCGACCTCCTGGGCACCGCCACCGTCACAGTCGCTCTGACCTGCCTGGTGTGGGGTCTGACCGCCGCACGCGGCACCGGCTGGACAGATGTGAGAGTCCTCGGCGCCCTCGCCGCTGCCGGCACGTTACTGGGGGTCTTCGGCGTGATCGAGATCCGCCGGCCGCACGCGCTGATCCCCCCGCGGCTGATGACCACCGGCCGCGTAGCCGCGGGAAACCTGCTGATGGCCCTCCTGGGGTCCGTGTGGATCGCCCTGTTCTTCTTCCTGCCGCTCTACCAGCAGCAGGTCCTCGGAATGGGCCCCTTGGCCACCGGAGCGGGCCAACTCCCACTCGCTGTGGCCAATATGCTCGGCGCCGCCGTCGCACCTCGCATCTCCGGTCGTATCGGCGGCACCGCAACGGTGATCGCGGCCTTGCTCACCGAGGCTGCCGGACTGCTGTGGCTGTCCCGGCTCAGCGCCGACGGAAACTACCTCGCCGACGTCCTCGGCCCGAGCGTCCTCGTCGGGCTCGGCCTGGGCATCGCCTTCGTCATGCTCACCGCACTCGCCGTGGACGGTGTTCCGCCGCAGGACGCGGGTCTGGCCGGCGGGCTGGTGAACACCACCCGCCAGGTCGGCGGCGCGATCGGTCTCGCAGCCCTGGCCACCCTGGCCGGTTCCGTCACTGCCCACGCATCCACCCACCAGCCCCCCACGGAGGCGCTCAGCGCCGGATACCGAGCCGCCTTCACTGTGTCGTCCGCGGTTCTGGCATTCGGCGCGGTCGTCGCCCTGACGCTCACCCGCCGCAGCCTTACTACCCGTGGCGTCCTCCCGCCCACCGCCGCCTCCACGACGTCCAGCGGACAGGGCCAGGCAGCCCGTTGCACACCCACCGGCTGA
- a CDS encoding carotenoid oxygenase family protein: MTSKPYLTGHYTPVADEITATGLTVEGSLPPELTGRLIRNSHNPKPGVTPTHWFKGSGMVHGIRLREGRAHWYRNRWVHTPALDGAPYMTAHGPDLTASTAGTHVIEHAGRLLALCEANLPFELTPDLDTVGAHDFNGRLRTAMTAHPKEDPATGELHFFGSSPFPPHLVYHVCDAKGEIVHSAEIPGATASLKHDFAITRRHVVFIEGNVTFDPAEHSGIPYGWSDQQPSRIGVMPRTGDGARQIRWLSIEPGNMLHVANAYEDGQGRIVLEGPTMDREGFQLSWNWWVGAPGRGAEPNTRSYTRRWVIDTGAGTVDEQIIDDLAVEFPTLNEDYLGAEHRYQYAVSFPDQEGLGGYGVVKYDRTTGARRIHQVGDARLPSEAVFVPAAGATSEDDGYLLTVISDLKQDASQLLVLDAAGLDRVATVHLPRRVTAGIHGSWIPDSALDNGED, translated from the coding sequence ATGACGAGCAAGCCCTATCTGACCGGCCACTACACCCCTGTCGCCGACGAGATCACCGCCACCGGTCTCACCGTCGAGGGCTCCCTGCCCCCCGAACTGACCGGCCGCCTGATCCGCAACAGCCACAACCCCAAGCCGGGCGTCACCCCCACCCACTGGTTCAAGGGCAGTGGCATGGTCCACGGCATCCGTCTCCGCGAGGGTCGCGCCCACTGGTACCGCAACCGCTGGGTGCACACTCCCGCCCTCGACGGTGCCCCGTATATGACCGCGCACGGCCCGGACCTGACCGCGAGCACGGCGGGAACCCATGTCATCGAGCATGCCGGACGACTGCTCGCGCTGTGCGAGGCGAACCTCCCCTTCGAACTCACCCCGGACCTGGATACGGTCGGTGCCCATGACTTCAACGGCCGGCTGCGTACGGCCATGACGGCACATCCCAAGGAGGACCCGGCGACGGGGGAGCTCCACTTCTTCGGCTCCTCGCCGTTCCCGCCCCACCTCGTGTACCACGTCTGCGACGCCAAGGGGGAGATCGTCCACAGCGCCGAGATCCCGGGCGCGACCGCCTCGCTCAAGCACGACTTCGCCATCACCCGCCGCCACGTCGTGTTCATCGAAGGCAACGTGACCTTCGACCCCGCCGAGCACTCCGGCATCCCCTACGGCTGGAGCGACCAGCAGCCCTCCCGGATCGGGGTCATGCCCCGTACGGGCGATGGTGCCCGACAGATCCGCTGGCTCTCCATTGAACCCGGCAACATGCTGCACGTCGCCAACGCCTACGAGGACGGGCAGGGCCGCATCGTCCTGGAAGGCCCCACCATGGACCGAGAAGGGTTCCAGCTCTCCTGGAACTGGTGGGTCGGAGCGCCCGGGCGGGGCGCTGAACCCAACACCCGCTCCTACACCCGCCGATGGGTGATCGACACCGGGGCCGGCACCGTCGACGAGCAGATCATCGACGACCTCGCAGTGGAGTTCCCGACCCTCAACGAGGACTACCTCGGGGCCGAGCACCGCTACCAGTACGCGGTGTCCTTCCCCGACCAGGAGGGTCTGGGGGGCTACGGCGTCGTCAAGTACGACCGCACCACCGGCGCTCGCCGCATCCACCAGGTCGGCGACGCCAGGCTGCCCAGCGAAGCGGTCTTCGTCCCTGCAGCCGGAGCCACCAGCGAGGACGACGGTTACCTGCTCACCGTCATCTCAGACCTCAAACAGGACGCCTCACAACTGCTGGTCCTGGACGCCGCAGGGCTGGACCGGGTCGCCACCGTCCACCTTCCGCGCCGCGTGACTGCCGGAATCCACGGCTCCTGGATTCCCGACAGCGCCCTGGACAACGGCGAGGACTGA
- a CDS encoding AAA family ATPase, with protein MGSVGERLSSARVRAFIGREEELDRFEEALTGDPQAPLVFYAHGPGGIGKSTLVRRLADQARAADRLPVELDGRFVSRDPADFERAAAPFVDVPGTVLFVDSFEHCQWLESWLWQHFLPRAADGALAVLAGRLAPQAQWSADPAWAGVLHVTELKPLAEEQSRSLLAAARLRPELRDRVLRFAGGNPLALSLAAAAGAGSAGWSKEEIWAPSADVLRSLLVGLIGEVPTAAHRRALEVAAQAHSTSEELLSSVLPEEDAHLLFSWLRDLPFMESTHRGLHPHDAARGTLAADLRWRAPHAFATMRRRLAEEYLRMLREAPEEYVWTVTDELFYLFKEVETLARVRTWSREDEVHDRPLQPGNLDVVIRMAEQTEGRASAELVRYWAQRQPQAFSVYRLVSTGRIVAFTARLVLSAPPDPQDLATDPVVAAAWRHTDATGPVNPGEHIGISRFSIYPERYQIPSRVIDLSSSRAQAEAARARRRAYGFAVYQDADAWAVRVKGSLEDTGARPRVGEHTYGLFSVDWRQVPVETWLRRFISAGDAPAKSGPPGFPRAAFDQGVREALAHWRDAGAFGACALMRARLAADLADPVGELRALLRQAVDELARDPRGVRAREALTAAYFSGAPTQEAAARRLGMPYGTYRRHLRQGLDLLCETLWQRELHGPDENHARTTSTHE; from the coding sequence ATGGGGTCCGTGGGGGAGAGACTGAGCAGCGCGCGAGTGCGGGCTTTCATCGGTCGGGAGGAGGAACTCGATCGCTTCGAGGAGGCGTTGACGGGCGATCCGCAGGCGCCCCTCGTGTTCTACGCGCACGGGCCGGGTGGCATCGGCAAGTCGACTCTGGTGCGGCGTCTGGCGGACCAGGCCCGTGCGGCGGATCGGTTGCCCGTCGAACTCGACGGACGTTTCGTCAGCCGCGACCCCGCCGACTTCGAGCGCGCGGCCGCCCCATTCGTGGATGTCCCCGGCACGGTCCTGTTCGTCGATTCCTTCGAGCACTGCCAGTGGCTCGAGAGCTGGCTTTGGCAGCACTTCCTCCCGCGCGCGGCGGACGGCGCCCTTGCTGTTCTGGCCGGCCGTCTCGCACCGCAGGCGCAGTGGAGCGCCGACCCCGCGTGGGCCGGGGTCCTGCACGTCACCGAACTGAAGCCGCTCGCCGAGGAACAGTCGCGCAGTCTGCTGGCCGCGGCGCGGCTCCGGCCCGAACTGCGGGACCGGGTGCTCCGCTTCGCCGGTGGCAACCCGCTGGCCCTGTCCCTCGCGGCCGCCGCAGGAGCAGGATCGGCGGGCTGGAGCAAGGAGGAGATCTGGGCTCCCTCGGCCGACGTCCTGCGATCCCTGCTGGTGGGTCTGATCGGCGAGGTGCCCACCGCTGCCCACCGCCGAGCCCTGGAGGTGGCGGCACAAGCACACTCCACGTCCGAGGAACTGCTGTCCTCGGTACTGCCCGAGGAGGATGCCCACCTGCTCTTCTCCTGGCTGAGGGACCTGCCCTTCATGGAGTCCACACACCGAGGGCTCCATCCGCACGACGCCGCACGCGGGACGCTGGCCGCCGACCTGCGCTGGCGAGCGCCGCATGCTTTCGCGACGATGCGCCGGCGATTGGCGGAGGAGTACCTGCGCATGCTGCGGGAGGCCCCCGAGGAGTACGTGTGGACCGTCACCGACGAACTCTTCTACCTCTTCAAGGAGGTGGAGACCCTGGCGCGTGTGCGCACCTGGTCTCGCGAGGACGAGGTGCACGACCGTCCCCTGCAGCCGGGAAACCTCGACGTCGTGATCCGGATGGCCGAGCAGACCGAAGGCAGGGCCTCCGCGGAGCTCGTCCGCTACTGGGCGCAACGCCAACCGCAGGCATTCAGCGTCTACCGTCTCGTGAGCACGGGCCGGATCGTGGCGTTCACGGCTCGACTCGTCCTGTCGGCCCCGCCGGATCCCCAGGACCTGGCCACCGATCCCGTCGTCGCGGCAGCCTGGCGGCACACCGACGCCACCGGGCCCGTGAACCCCGGCGAGCACATCGGCATAAGCCGCTTCTCGATCTACCCCGAGCGATACCAGATCCCCTCGCGCGTCATCGACCTGAGCAGTTCCCGGGCTCAGGCCGAAGCCGCCCGCGCTCGCAGACGCGCGTACGGCTTCGCCGTCTACCAGGACGCCGACGCCTGGGCAGTCCGCGTCAAGGGTTCCCTCGAGGACACCGGTGCGCGACCGCGAGTGGGTGAGCACACCTACGGTCTGTTCAGCGTCGACTGGCGCCAGGTGCCCGTCGAGACCTGGCTCCGCCGCTTCATATCAGCAGGTGACGCGCCCGCGAAGTCCGGACCTCCGGGCTTCCCCCGCGCCGCGTTCGACCAGGGCGTACGCGAAGCACTGGCGCACTGGCGCGATGCGGGTGCCTTCGGGGCCTGCGCGCTGATGCGCGCCCGCCTCGCTGCCGACCTCGCCGACCCCGTCGGGGAGTTGCGCGCCCTGCTGCGCCAGGCCGTCGACGAACTCGCCCGCGACCCGCGTGGAGTACGGGCCCGCGAAGCCCTGACCGCGGCGTACTTCTCCGGTGCGCCCACCCAGGAAGCCGCCGCCCGCCGTCTCGGCATGCCCTACGGCACCTACCGTCGCCACCTGCGCCAAGGCCTTGACCTGCTCTGCGAGACCCTGTGGCAACGGGAGCTGCATGGCCCCGACGAGAACCACGCGCGCACGACGTCGACGCACGAGTGA
- a CDS encoding SRPBCC family protein, whose amino-acid sequence MHTIDSTAPVVVSLTTTIEAPLATVWSLHTDVDNWPAWNPGIEQARLSGPAAVGSDFSWRTHGMNITSTIHEIVPERRIVWGGTVEGIVGIHAWTFERNGDHVVVHTEESWSGDAVDAAVDELTAALKASLESWLDCLKSHAEQTA is encoded by the coding sequence ATGCACACCATCGACTCCACAGCCCCCGTCGTCGTCAGCCTGACGACGACCATCGAGGCCCCGCTGGCCACCGTCTGGTCGCTGCACACCGACGTCGACAACTGGCCGGCGTGGAACCCCGGCATCGAACAGGCCCGGCTCAGTGGGCCGGCGGCGGTCGGCTCCGACTTCTCCTGGCGCACCCACGGGATGAACATCACCTCCACCATCCACGAAATCGTCCCCGAACGGCGGATCGTCTGGGGCGGGACCGTCGAGGGAATCGTCGGCATCCACGCATGGACCTTCGAGCGGAACGGCGACCACGTCGTCGTCCACACCGAGGAGTCCTGGAGCGGAGATGCCGTCGACGCCGCGGTCGACGAACTCACCGCGGCCCTGAAGGCCTCCCTGGAGAGCTGGCTCGACTGCCTGAAGTCCCACGCCGAGCAGACGGCCTGA
- a CDS encoding nuclear transport factor 2 family protein, whose translation MTPTDITRAVNDLLFTPGLSLAEALDRHFTPDYRQRTDGVWSDRAAFAQHMTRLRSLVRSGHIEVHDEFRDGLRYADRHTVTLTQHNGRTSRTEVYLFGQHAPDGRFQRVEETTLLLTGHPDDRNLGVIG comes from the coding sequence GTGACACCGACCGACATCACCCGAGCCGTCAACGACCTGCTGTTCACCCCGGGCCTCAGCCTCGCCGAAGCCCTCGACCGGCATTTCACCCCCGACTACCGTCAGCGCACCGACGGCGTGTGGAGCGACCGCGCCGCCTTCGCCCAGCACATGACACGCCTCCGCTCCCTGGTGCGAAGCGGTCATATCGAGGTCCACGACGAGTTCCGGGACGGATTGCGTTACGCCGACCGCCACACCGTCACCCTCACCCAGCACAACGGCCGTACCTCCCGCACCGAGGTGTACCTCTTCGGCCAGCACGCCCCTGACGGGCGCTTTCAACGCGTGGAAGAAACCACCCTCCTGCTCACCGGCCACCCCGACGACCGGAACCTGGGAGTCATCGGCTGA